In the Elusimicrobiota bacterium genome, ACCCGCTACGTGCCCGTTAGTATCGTTATAATGCTTAAAATTATCAATATCAATGATTGACACTGACAGAGGCTGGGTGTAACGGTGCGCTAAGTCAAGTTCTTTACGGATAACATCCTTAAAATACCGGTGGTTATACACGCCGGTAAGTTCATCATGAACGGTCATCTCCTGAATTTTTTGGTACAACTGCGCAAGATGCAGCGCAACACTTGCCTGGTTTACAATAAGTTTCGCGGAATCTATATCAGTATGATTAATAGTTTTACGTACAGCAGTATTCCCAACCACCACTAAGCCCAGTACTTTATTCATTATATGCATCGGTACAAGAATGAATTGTTTAAGTTTTAAAGCGGAAAGCATTTCTTTACTGCACCCGCACCCGGACGTATCAACATCCTGCACAATCTTTGCATCGCGTGAACGCAACGCGTCGTTCAATACAGCTTCTTCTGTTATAAACGATAACGTAAACCTGTCAATCCCGCGCATTGAGAACACACTGCGGGTAGCAATACACCTTAGTATCCCTGTCATCTCAGAACCTTCTAAAAGATACACCATCGCATCATCAAACCCCATACCTTTGGTAAGGTTTTCGATTATAGTCTTCACCATTTTTTCTAATGGTTTATCATACTCAAAATTACCAAGCAATAAATGCGTTAACCTATTAGTATTCTCAAGTTCTGCACGGATATGTTTAACATTAGCAACAGCGCGATGCTGTACCTTATGATATTGTTCAATGAGATGGTAGATTAACATTATACCGATCAATACTTCAACTAAAGATATTATGATACAAAAACTTTTATAAGCATAAAAAAAGTAGCGCGCAAACTCCAATGCGGCTACTATAACCCCGGCAATCACAGGTGGCAAATAAAGCGCCATTGACCCTTCCAATACTACCCAACGATTTTCTTAATCTTATCCCTTAATTGTTCCAAATCAATAGGTTTTACAATATAATCCTTAACCTGCGCAGATGCGCTCCATGACTTATAATCCGTCTGGAAACTATCATACGCCGTGCACATAATCACCGGGACAGCAAAATATTTTTCTTTCATCTTACCTAATAATTCCAATCCGCTCATATCAGGCAGTTTGACGTCAAGAATAAGAAGGTCAACATTCCCTGTCTCAAGAATACCGAGACATTCTTCCCCGTTTTGTGAAAGTACGACATTATACCCTGCTTCCGTGAGTTCATCACGAAATATTTCGCGTAACACTTCCTCATCTTCAGTGATAACAATCGTTTTCATAAAATCTGTTTTCTCACAGTATCATCCTCCGTTATATATTTAAAACCATTACTACACTACGCATTCGGCACCGAGGGTGTGCCTAAGAGTTCATCCACCGTTTTCTCAAGCAGGTTAAGGTCAAACGGTTTTGTTAAATACTTCGCACTGCCAAGTTCCATCCCCAGAAGTTTATCCGGCACCTGGTCACGGGCAGTTAAAAAGATTACCGGTATATTGCGTGTACGCTCCTCTTTCTTCAGCCTCTTACACACTTCCCAACCGCTTAGCCGCGGCATTGTTACATCTAACAGTATAAGGTCAGGAAGTTCAAAATGCGCAAGCCGTAATCCTTCAGTCCCTTCTGATGCGGTATATACCTGATACCCTTTTTCTTCAAAAATACTCTGTAAAAATTCGCGTAGCGTATTATCATCATCAACGATTAAAACCTTTTTCTTGGCACTGGCATCCTGTGACTTCC is a window encoding:
- a CDS encoding response regulator, producing MKTIVITEDEEVLREIFRDELTEAGYNVVLSQNGEECLGILETGNVDLLILDVKLPDMSGLELLGKMKEKYFAVPVIMCTAYDSFQTDYKSWSASAQVKDYIVKPIDLEQLRDKIKKIVG
- a CDS encoding response regulator; the encoded protein is MSTDEKKWYVWYSYSTYTDRAGPFTWQEIEQMVMQGKLREEDKIWVDSLAQWKKVNEIQELIPLLSQHGKSQDASAKKKVLIVDDDNTLREFLQSIFEEKGYQVYTASEGTEGLRLAHFELPDLILLDVTMPRLSGWEVCKRLKKEERTRNIPVIFLTARDQVPDKLLGMELGSAKYLTKPFDLNLLEKTVDELLGTPSVPNA
- a CDS encoding sensor domain-containing diguanylate cyclase, coding for MALYLPPVIAGVIVAALEFARYFFYAYKSFCIIISLVEVLIGIMLIYHLIEQYHKVQHRAVANVKHIRAELENTNRLTHLLLGNFEYDKPLEKMVKTIIENLTKGMGFDDAMVYLLEGSEMTGILRCIATRSVFSMRGIDRFTLSFITEEAVLNDALRSRDAKIVQDVDTSGCGCSKEMLSALKLKQFILVPMHIMNKVLGLVVVGNTAVRKTINHTDIDSAKLIVNQASVALHLAQLYQKIQEMTVHDELTGVYNHRYFKDVIRKELDLAHRYTQPLSVSIIDIDNFKHYNDTNGHVAGDGVLRQVAQLLSKGVRKTDIVARYGGEEFGLIFPATDKDGALIVLEKLRKDIESFPFPFGEKQPQGKLTISLGVSTFPVDAAEIRDLIEFADKGLYIAKNNGKNRIGIYKKAVPEG